Genomic window (Candidatus Nitrosocosmicus franklandus):
GCAGGTTGTGGCGATTTTGGAATTCTTAATTCGATACAGATGGCACTGTTTGAGCTCCAAATAAAGCCTCATGAAGCTGCAATTTTTTCAGGCATCGGTTGTTCGGGAAAAACTCCCCATTTTATAAACACGTTTGGAATACACACTCTTCATGGCAGGGTTCTTCCTTTTGCACAGGGTGCCAAACTATCGAATCCAAATTTGAACGTTGTAGCAGTAGGTGGAGATGGCGACGGTTTGGGAATTGGCTCAGGGCATTTTGTGAATGCAGGTAGAAGGAATATAGATATTACATACATTATTTTTAATAATGGAGTATATGGTTTAACAAAAGGACAAGCTTCTCCTACTTTGAAATTAGGTATGAAAACAAAGTCATTGTCTCAGCCTAACGTGAATGAGAGTATTAATCCGATAGCACTTGCATGTATTAGCGGTTTTACATTTATAGCTAGAGGATATTCCTATGATGTTAGATTTCTGAAAGAGATAATCAAGAAAGGCATAATGCACAAAGGTTTGTCATTCATAGATGTTTTACAACCATGTCCTACATATAATGACATTAATACAAAAGATTGGTATCAAAGTTTAATTACTGATGAAAATAATCCTGAAGTCAAAATTCCCAGGATTTACAAACTAGAAGACGAAGGTTACAGCGGGATTGTAAAAGAGCCTAATGAAGCTCCTCTTAAGGTTGTCGAAGCCATCAAAAAATCTAATGAATGGGGAAACAAAATACCTGTAGGGATTTTTTATGAAAACAACAATGTACCTACATTTGAGGAAAGACTGCAAGCTAGAATCGAAAATTATAAGACATATCCTCCTGCTGACCAAATTATTGCGGATATGGATGGTAATACCAATGTTAACATTGATTTGTTAATAGATGAATTGAAAGCAAATGATAATCTGAACTGACTAAATTATGTTTATGTTTCGTAACAGATTTAGTCACTAATAAGCTAAGTATATTATTATAGCTATAGAGAAAGGTTAATTTTTGAATTATTTAATTCATGTTTCTATAAAACAAGTAAAAAGAGTAGTCTAGATAAAGCTTTTAGAGATTTACTCCAGCAAGTTCAAACTACTGTGTCGAGGTAATTGATCATTATTTCAAAATTAAATTAAATTAACAAAATTATGTTTTAGAAAAGTATTAATCAAAAAAAGGAATGGAGGTTTAGTCCCACTTACTCCAGGCTGCCATCCATCTGTATGTCCATGTATTGAGTTTAGCACCCAAAGCCGCTATGGGGACACAAAGTACCGCTCCTGCACCGGCACCTAACGCGACAGGACTGTTATAGAACTTTCCTACTTGGGGTTCAATTGGAGTCATGTATGGAGGTAACGTGGGTCTAGGATACTTGAATGCCATTTCCAAGGGGTCGGCAACTAGTAACAAGTTGATCATATTAAACAGTGGCAGCGACATTCCTACCAATACACCACCGATCAATATAGCCGCGTGTTTGTTCCTTCTTGTTGCCCAGTATGCCAAATCCAACAACATAGCCGACGGTATCCAAACAGGAACCACGACAAAATCGTATGGATATCCCAATGCAAACCATGCACCTTTGGCAACCCATGTATATATAGTCATTATAGTTGCATAATACGTAGCTGTACCTGGGACACCTGTAAACAACATATAGTATATAGCTCCTACCACAAGCATTGTGGATTGAGAAATTGAAAATACAACAAATGATGTCCATGCCCAGTCAGTATAGAAGATATAATCTCCTGCGTTGATTGTAAGCAACGTACTATTTACTGCAACAACAACTATGAATAAATAGTGAGTTGTACGTCTTAGCCAGACCATTATTATGCTGTTCTTATAGGTAATATATAAGATTTTGTGTATACTATTTTTAATTTTAAGATATTCTACTGCATCGCTTGCTTACATATTAAAAGACGATCAAAAATTAATTTATCTTAGAAACTAGGAAATAGAAAATTTAAAAAATATAATGGAAGTGATGTTACATTCTTACTGGCTTTTCGCCAACAATCTTTAACATCCAAATCATACCCAATACTTCGATTACAGTTAGGACAGAGAGAGCATAGATGCCACTAGGTAACGGATATGCCCATGGATAAACAGTAACACCTACGTAAACACCACCAGCTGTAGCAACCCAACATAAAATAAAGCCCAATACTATAATTCCCTTCATATTTTCGACTCTTCGGCCGATCATACGTTCGATTTCATCGCGACTTGCTCCATATGAACCACCGCCACTACCGCCACTACCGCCACTACTACCTGAACCGGTTTGTCCACTAGGTTTATACCCTTTTGGTAAAGTCATTACATGTAATTAAGATAATACCTTTTTAAATTTTGCTATACCTGCTTAAACTTTAATAAGAGGTATTTTGTTGGCAGGAAAAATGTAAAACAGGTCAACTAAAAAGGAGAGTGAAAGAGATTAAAAAAATATACCTATATATCGTTTTAGCCAATAGATCATGTGGCTATCTCATTGGTACCCTGGAATAGAAAATCAGAGCGTCAAGAAATCTTTGAGGGAAAGAACAACAGAAAAACAAAAGGTAGTGTATTAGTTAAGAGGGGATTTGCTCACATGCAAAAGCATGGAGTAATTATGGACGTTACAAGTGTAGAACAAGCTCAAATTGCTGAGGAATCTGGCGCAGTTGCGGTTATGGTATTGGATAAATTGCCTTTTGATGTGCGAAAAGCTGGAGGAGTTGCAAGAACTGCAGGTGTAAAAATTATTCAAGATATTATGGACTCCGTCTCAATTCCCATAATGGCCAAGTGTAGAATTGGACATGTCGCAGAAGCAGAAATGTTGGAGACTTGTGGTGTAGATATGGTCGACGAGAGTGAGGTACTAACTCCAGCTGATGATGAAAACCACATTTGGAAATGGGACTTCACTGTTCCTTTCGTAAATGGTGCAAAGAATCTGGGTGAGGCGTTAAGAAGAATTGAGGAAGGCGCTTCAATGATTAGAACAAAAGGAGAGCCAGGGACAGGAAATGTGGCCGAAGCTGTTAACCACATCAAGATTCTTAACAAAGAAGTTCGAATGATACGTGGCGCTTATGCTGATAATGATTTTCAAGAGCTCATTAAGCTTTCAAGAAAATTCAGGGTATCCCTAGAAATGGTAAAAGAAGTGGGAAAATTAGGTCGGCTTCCAGTAGTAAATTTTGCAGCTGGAGGAATAACTACTCCTTCGGACGCTGCATTCTTAATGAGACTTGGATGTGACGGTGTATTTGTCGGATCTGGAATATTTAAATCAGAGGATCCATCTTTACGAGCTAGAGCAGTGGTCTTGGCTACAACTTTTTTTGATGATGACAAAACTTTGCTTGAAGCCCAAAAAATGATAGATGAGAAGAAATCACTAGTTGGGTTAGATACAAAGAATCTAGAACTCAGAATGCAAGAAAGAGGACCTGTTATCTAATGACAAAGCTTAAAATCGCAATATTAGGCATCCAAGGAGACATTGAAGAAAATTATAATGCAGTTAAGGCATCGATAAAGGATCTAAATACAGAAGGAGAGGTAATTCGCTTAAAAAATATTGATGCTCTTGAAGATTTGGATGGGTTAGTAATACCCGGAGGAGAGAGCACGGTGATGGGAACATTGCTGTCTCTTCAAAAAATGCAGTTACAATTGTTACGAAACAAGATAATTAAAGGACTACCTGTTTTAGGAACGTGTGCAGGCCTCATCCTTTTGGCTAGCAAAGCATATGACAAGAACGTTGGTGAAACAAATCAACATCTATTACAACTACTAGATGTCACTGTTGAAAGAAATGCATTCGGAAGACAAAGGGAGTCATTTGAAACTTACTTAGATATTCCCATTTTGGGAGAAGAACTTTTTAGAGGAGTTTTCATCAGGGGTCCAATAATCAATAACATAGGGAAGAACGTGCAGATCTTAACGAAATTCGAAGAAAAGATTGTTGCTGTACGCCAAGATAATATAATTGGGACGTCATTTCATCCTGAACTTGCGGACGACAACAGATTTCATCAGGTATTTCTAGATATTTGCATAAGATACAACAAATTAAAGGAAATTGATGGAGATAATCATAAAGAGTAAAAGTTTGCTATCAAATAGACGATAGAATGACATCATTTTAAATAATCTTACTTTTGATTAGTTTAAAGGAATCTTAAACTCATAATAATTATTGACAATAACATTATAAACTACTTTATATTCGGTTTTCTTATGCTTATAATCCTTCATGAGGGTACACTAAACTTCTCAAGTGCGGGAGGTGGGATTTGAACCCACGAACCCCTGAGAGACGGGATCCCTTATATGGATCTTAAGTCCCGCGTCTCCAAAATGAAATATTTATTTGGCCAGGCTCTACAACCCCCGCCCATTAACCTTATTTCTAAAATGGTTATATATATCATGAATTCTGCTAGTAGATCCTTCGACAAGTACGAAATCAAGTTTCAGCAAATCAACCTCCTAAGAATAAATGAACATACAATCTTGTTGATGAACAAATCATACAAGAATACTATTTTGGGAAGAAAATAATCAAAAAGAGCAGGTATTAGTACAATAAATAAACCAGAATATAAATAAAAATATGGGTTTGATAAAGTTCATTTGGACAATTTCTATGTCGATCGTTGTGATCAACTAGGGATACTAGCTAATTTATCTGAAATTAACGGTGATATGGTGAAATCTTAGAACTACAGTAATCTTTCCACAGATGTTTGTATAATATGATTATTCGTTAGTAATCCACTAGTATTACGAATATTATAGTACCTAAAACTCCCACATCAAGGAACCTGACAGGTGGAACTAGATCCATATTCACAAAATCTCTCTAAAGAACTCTGTTTATGGAATGATAATAACATATTTTAGATTATCTTTGTCTTCTTTTTATAGTTCAGTTTTACTCCTTATCAAACTATGATTTGATACTCACATCCTAAATGCATGTTCTTCCTCTTGCACAGTGGGAAAAAATGCGCGGCTTATTTTCAGTCATTGATGCATCAAAATTTAGAAGATAGATCAAGTTCAGATGCTTCCAATTGATTAGGTTCCAATCTCGTTGAAATCACTCGTAGCAAGAGTACAGAATGGTAACATAGATCGCATATTTGATCAATCTCAATATAGAGGTGGTTTGCACTTTCCACTATTCTTATTGAATTGAATTCTACTATGACAATTTGACTTACAAATATGTTTTAGAATACTAACCCGTATTGAGAATGTCATGTTAACCATGTCTCCTCTAAATTTGATAAAGTCAACCAAATTTAACTAAATTTGGTGTTTAACTGCTTCTAAAATTTACTATGAAATTATAAATTCTTGATTCAAGATTTTCCGTTTATAGATTGGTGTAACTAGTACCAAGGGATCGAGAAATTTGCTTTTAAATTTGAAGATATTTAATTCGGCCTGACTTTGACAACGTATAGTAAATCCTATCCATAAGGAATCAAGTTTTTTTAGGTTTGTAGATGCATTGGAAGATTTATTTTTGGTAAAACAAGAATCATTGCTATCGAATATGCTTTGAGTGTACAGTTATTATTACCTCAACTTATGAGAGATATAAAGAATGAGTTAAATTTTCTCAAATTATATGAAAAATTGTGAATATTACAAGTTCAAGCATTCTAGTATTAG
Coding sequences:
- a CDS encoding 2-oxoacid:ferredoxin oxidoreductase subunit beta, whose product is MEYKIADYKTEVHNDWCAGCGDFGILNSIQMALFELQIKPHEAAIFSGIGCSGKTPHFINTFGIHTLHGRVLPFAQGAKLSNPNLNVVAVGGDGDGLGIGSGHFVNAGRRNIDITYIIFNNGVYGLTKGQASPTLKLGMKTKSLSQPNVNESINPIALACISGFTFIARGYSYDVRFLKEIIKKGIMHKGLSFIDVLQPCPTYNDINTKDWYQSLITDENNPEVKIPRIYKLEDEGYSGIVKEPNEAPLKVVEAIKKSNEWGNKIPVGIFYENNNVPTFEERLQARIENYKTYPPADQIIADMDGNTNVNIDLLIDELKANDNLN
- a CDS encoding ammonia monooxygenase, which translates into the protein MVWLRRTTHYLFIVVVAVNSTLLTINAGDYIFYTDWAWTSFVVFSISQSTMLVVGAIYYMLFTGVPGTATYYATIMTIYTWVAKGAWFALGYPYDFVVVPVWIPSAMLLDLAYWATRRNKHAAILIGGVLVGMSLPLFNMINLLLVADPLEMAFKYPRPTLPPYMTPIEPQVGKFYNSPVALGAGAGAVLCVPIAALGAKLNTWTYRWMAAWSKWD
- the pdxS gene encoding pyridoxal 5'-phosphate synthase lyase subunit PdxS — encoded protein: MFEGKNNRKTKGSVLVKRGFAHMQKHGVIMDVTSVEQAQIAEESGAVAVMVLDKLPFDVRKAGGVARTAGVKIIQDIMDSVSIPIMAKCRIGHVAEAEMLETCGVDMVDESEVLTPADDENHIWKWDFTVPFVNGAKNLGEALRRIEEGASMIRTKGEPGTGNVAEAVNHIKILNKEVRMIRGAYADNDFQELIKLSRKFRVSLEMVKEVGKLGRLPVVNFAAGGITTPSDAAFLMRLGCDGVFVGSGIFKSEDPSLRARAVVLATTFFDDDKTLLEAQKMIDEKKSLVGLDTKNLELRMQERGPVI
- the pdxT gene encoding pyridoxal 5'-phosphate synthase glutaminase subunit PdxT, producing the protein MTKLKIAILGIQGDIEENYNAVKASIKDLNTEGEVIRLKNIDALEDLDGLVIPGGESTVMGTLLSLQKMQLQLLRNKIIKGLPVLGTCAGLILLASKAYDKNVGETNQHLLQLLDVTVERNAFGRQRESFETYLDIPILGEELFRGVFIRGPIINNIGKNVQILTKFEEKIVAVRQDNIIGTSFHPELADDNRFHQVFLDICIRYNKLKEIDGDNHKE